Proteins from a genomic interval of Pristis pectinata isolate sPriPec2 chromosome 9, sPriPec2.1.pri, whole genome shotgun sequence:
- the mos gene encoding proto-oncogene serine/threonine-protein kinase mos, producing MPSPIPIHRILPEGFPPTITLRPCSSPNQLQRGGQHFAFVKQTKELTQRPWYTVIWDELKLFDLLGSGGFGWVYKGTYYGKTVAIKKVRKCTKNKLAARQSFWAELNVAHLVHENIVKVVAATTSVPASPQAEDSVGIIIMEYAGGTSLDHRIYNCADSLDVEECLRFSSDIASGLGFLHSHSIAHLDLKPANVLLTESGRCKIGDFGCSHKLAAGNDLSPNGQLRHLGGTYTHRAPELLRGCSTTLKADIYSFAITLWQMVSRDHPFSGDRQCVMYAVVAYNLRPPFSPVFNKTLMGRKIRSVIDHCWAVEPIDRPSAEQLLETINNLKSLL from the coding sequence atgccGTCGCCTATTCCAATTCACCGAATTTTACCGGAAGGGTTTCCTCCTACCATTACTCTGCGACCTTGTAGCAGTCCCAATCAGCTCCAAAGAGGGGGGCAACACTTCGCTTTCGTCAAGCAGACTAAGGAATTGACGCAACGCCCTTGGTATACGGTCATCTGGGATGAACTAAAGCTATTCGACCTTCTCGGCTCGGGAGGTTTCGGCTGGGTTTATAAAGGCACTTACTACGGCAAAACTGTCGCAATAAAGAAGGTAAGGAAGTGTACTAAGAACAAGCTGGCTGCTCGGCAGAGTTTCTGGGCAGAGTTGAATGTGGCGCACCTGGTGCATGAGAACATTGTGAAAGTTGTAGCAGCCACCACGTCTGTCCCCGCGAGTCCGCAGGCTGAGGACAGTGTGGGAATCATCATCATGGAATATGCAGGAGGAACAAGCCTTGACCATCGGATTTATAACTGTGCTGACTCGCTGGACGTCGAGGAGTGCTTGAGGTTTTCGAGTGACATTGCAAGCGGTCTGGGTTTCCTCCACTCGCACAGCATCGCCCATCTCGATCTGAAGCCAGCCAACGTACTCCTCACGGAGTCGGGACGCTGTAAAATTGGGGATTTTGGATGTTCTCACAAGCTGGCGGCGGGCAATGACTTGAGTCCCAATGGCCAATTACGGCATCTAGGAGGTACCTACACCCACCGGGCGCCAGAACTGTTGAGAGGCTGTAGCACCACTCTAAAGGCGGACATTTACTCCTTCGCGATCACGCTCTGGCAGATGGTGAGCAGAGACCACCCCTTTTCTGGCGATCGCCAGTGTGTAATGTATGCGGTGGTGGCTTACAACCTGCGCCCGCCCTTTTCGCCTGTTTTCAACAAAACTTTGATGGGCCGGAAGATTCGGTCAGTCATCGATCACTGTTGGGCAGTTGAACCAATTGATAGACCAAGTGCGGAACAATTATTAGAAACTATTAATAACTTGAAGTCTCTACTATAG